In the Naumovozyma dairenensis CBS 421 chromosome 4, complete genome genome, one interval contains:
- the NDAI0D01550 gene encoding uncharacterized protein (similar to Saccharomyces cerevisiae YIL102C-A; ancestral locus Anc_5.262), whose amino-acid sequence MNRFALILVIAAFYTLWLFLPIFGWDGKIPFFPIPSDYAIYLPIFLLMTGFTLIGTFLGFLLILN is encoded by the coding sequence ATGAATAGGTTTGCTTTGATCTTGGTTATTGCTGCTTTCTATACATTATGGTTGTTCCTTCCGATCTTTGGTTGGGATGGAAAAATACCCTTTTTCCCTATTCCAAGTGATTATGCCATTTACTTGCCGATATTTCTGTTGATGACTGGTTTCACTCTTATTGGGACATTTTTGGGATTCctattgatattaaattaa
- the CIC1 gene encoding Cic1p (similar to Saccharomyces cerevisiae CIC1 (YHR052W); ancestral locus Anc_5.278), translating to MARTRSAGSSRKSTPVNTPTKQKKFQSNPKNKQNEDKSLIPQDRIINAITQLNKFTSSSDDASEDKKSQLLEDDELSKSVNLIAVNATSFSGSSKNFKSKLLTIKNSFYKPWKASSTTSIKDFKTLLILKDSDMKNVTEDDVYDKLNEFGITIDEIVCGKDLKTKYKAFEARRAFISEFSLILADDNIVTTLPKLLGGKAYEKIETTPIPIRCYANKEFSLKALTNSIKKVYLTQLPVKLPRGTTMNVHLGNLEWFKPEELATNIENITESLVKNYKIRAIFIKSNKSPVLPLYYNQDVIDEITVSATEKKTKENEKDFVNIDGVDIHLSNFDKALMEIANPAELGTVFEKQIESVKRKRATLEDSKTKEEEEKNEEKKVEKAPKAKKAKK from the coding sequence ATGGCTAGAACAAGATCTGCTGGTAGCTCAAGAAAAAGTACCCCTGTTAATACTccaacaaaacaaaaaaaatttcaaagcAATCCCAAAAATAAGcaaaatgaagataaatcattaatacCTCAGGATAGAATCATCAACGCCATCACTCAATTGAACAAGTTTACATCTTCTTCCGATGATGCTAGTGAAGACAAAAAATCACAATTATTAGAGGATGATGAGTTATCTAAATCAGTTAACTTAATTGCTGTTAACGCAACATCCTTTTCTGGATCttccaaaaatttcaaatctaaATTATTGACCATCAAGAACTCCTTCTATAAGCCATGGAAAGCATCCAGTACTACCTCCATCAAAGATTTCAAAACTCTTTTAATCTTAAAGGACTCTGACATGAAGAATGTCACCGAAGATGACGTGTAcgataaattaaatgaatttggAATCACCATTGATGAAATCGTCTGTGgtaaagatttgaaaacgAAATATAAAGCTTTTGAAGCTAGAAGAGCCTTCATTTCTGAATTCTCTTTGATATTAGCTGATGATAACATAGTAACCACTTTGCCAAAATTACTAGGTGGTAAAGCTTACGAAAAAATTGAGACTACTCCAATCCCAATAAGGTGTTATGCTAACAAGGAATTCTCATTGAAGGCCTTAACAAATAGTATTAAGAAAGTATATCTGACTCAATTGCCTGTTAAACTGCCAAGAGGTACCACAATGAATGTCCATTTGGGTAATTTGGAATGGTTTAAACCAGAAGAGTTAGCtacaaatattgaaaatattaccGAAAGTCTAGTTAAAAATTATAAGATAAGAGCTATTTTCATTAAGAGTAATAAATCTCCTGTATTAccattatattataatcaaGATGTTATCGATGAAATTACTGTATCGGCAACTGAGAAGAAGACAAAGGAAAACGAAAAAGACTTCGTCAATATCGATGGTGTCGATATTCATCTATCTAACTTTGACAAGGCTTTGATGGAAATTGCAAATCCAGCGGAGTTAGGAACTGTTTTCGAAAAGCAAATCGAATCAGTAAAGAGAAAGAGAGCTACCTTAGAAGATAGCAAAacgaaagaagaagaagaaaagaatgaagaaaagaaggtTGAAAAAGCTCCAAAGGCAAAGAAAGCCAAGAAATAA
- the NDAI0D01570 gene encoding uncharacterized protein, which yields MSLSSRPVVHLIGLGSMGAIFAADLLNYTNASIIPIFRSKEKLAKFQNEANSELMIHRNYLPSRPILKYKFAKAYCPESTINEPFKNLVVSTKTFQTKSALTPYLKYIDSNTNLLLIQNGLGVLDDLKNDVFIDETRRPQLFQGVITHGGSQISDFTINNSSQGDLKISRLPWNQDRMIQKSCVLKEDRNENELMHLLTSETMVKGFNITHMTYQELLFSQLYKFVFNCCINPVTAILDCSIGEMKPNSTPLLTSIVVETLFVLRKAFSPLFQYESMYNGQEDYPAIDVNGKLSTDYMVGELLKYLEKHKNSSSSMREDAVHLRNTEIDYINGYVVRLANALGLSTESTKVNKTICELLNLRLGLNKVRSLNKIQGT from the coding sequence ATGTCATTATCGTCACGTCCAGTGGTCCACCTTATAGGCTTAGGCTCCATGGGTGCCATTTTTGCAGCTGATTTACTCAACTATACGAATGCCTCAATAATTCCAATATTTAGATCTAAGGAAAAATTGgccaaatttcaaaacgAGGCAAATTCTGAACTTATGATCCATAGAAATTACTTACCTAGTAGGCCTATTTTGAAATACAAGTTTGCAAAGGCTTATTGTCCAGAAAGTACCATAAATGAACCATTTAAGAATTTGGTCGTTAGTACAAAGACGTTCCAGACGAAGAGCGCTTTGACTCCTTATTTAAAGTATATTGATTCTAATACAAACTTATTGTTGATACAAAATGGATTAGGTGTCTTAGATGACTTGAAGAATGATGTTTTCATTGATGAGACAAGAAGGCCACAATTGTTTCAAGGTGTTATTACTCATGGCGGTAGTCAAATTTCCGATTttactattaataatagtagCCAAGgagatttgaaaatatcacGTTTACCTTGGAATCAAGATAGAATGATTCAGAAATCGTGTGTATTAAAAGAAGACCGCAACGAAAACGAATTAATGCATTTATTGACGAGCGAGACAATGGTAAAAGGATTCAATATTACACATATGACATATCAAGAGTTATTATTCAGTCAGCTATATAAATTTGTTTTTAATTGTTGCATCAATCCTGTAACTGCCATTTTAGATTGTTCTATTGGAGAAATGAAACCAAACTCTACACCACTCTTAACTTCTATTGTCGTCGAAACCTTGTTCGTCTTGAGAAAAGCTTTCTCCCCATTATTTCAATACGAATCCATGTATAATGGACAAGAAGACTATCCTGCTATAGATGTAAATGGAAAGTTGTCAACAGATTATATGGTGGGAGAACTACTTAAGTATTTGGAGAAGCATAAAAACTCATCTAGCTCAATGAGGGAAGATGCCGTTCACTTGAGAAATACCGAAATTGATTACATCAACGGATATGTAGTGAGGCTTGCTAATGCCTTAGGTCTGTCTACGGAGTCAACTAAGGTGAATAAAACGATATGCGAGTTACTTAATCTGAGATTAGGCCTAAATAAAGTAAGATCTCTCAACAAGATACAAGGAACTTAA
- the NDAI0D01580 gene encoding transcription activator GCR1-like domain-containing protein (ancestral locus Anc_5.277): MSQLFSDSGFNQRMTEESRKKLDPLKTLELLIGKINKMSEIWEDFTRKSLDEEKVHNFTFQEKLKTLEEIFDLIQGQNASILIDVDLLSRNLLKSDIESNNIFEHNDEYIPSKVTSESRPTSHPYLTFDIDENNNLESDISNMELLEFPTKGFEDLNFPVSSPLENHNINVVSGPSLNCTDEEEDRDKFLNKKIQLAMAVKPNSITELFYEYENVLTPKVKDIQKKYGKKCLKQITNIRTLQRRKALVSEIKKFAKQNRKSIKETLEVAEYIRLKNNRSVPWLYNNISHLLDELKNDYL; the protein is encoded by the coding sequence ATGAGTCAACTGTTTAGTGACAGTGGTTTTAATCAAAGGATGACAGAagaatcaagaaaaaaacttGATCCACTGAAGACACTTGAACTGCTTATAGGGAAAATCAATAAGATGTCTGAAATTTGGGAAGATTTCACAAGGAAAAGTctagatgaagaaaaagttCATAATTTTACCTTTCAAGAAAAACTGAAAACTctagaagaaatatttgatcTTATACAAGGTCAAAACGCTTCTATATTAATCGATGTCGATTTATTAAGCAGAAATCTGTTAAAAAGTGATATTGAGTCTAATAACATATTTGAACACAATGATGAGTATATCCCTTCAAAGGTAACTTCAGAGAGCAGACCTACCAGCCATCCATACCTAACctttgatattgatgaaaacAATAATCTTGAATCCGACATTTCAAATATGGAACTTCTCGAATTTCCTACAAAAGgttttgaagatttaaatttcCCAGTATCTTCACCGCTTGAAAATCATAACATTAATGTAGTTTCAGGACCATCATTAAACTGCACTGATGAAGAGGAGGATAGAGATAAGTTCcttaacaaaaaaattcaacttGCTATGGCTGTTAaaccaaattcaattacAGAGTTATTCTATGAGTACGAGAATGTCCTAACACCTAAAGTTAAggatattcaaaaaaaatacgGTAAAAAGTGCTTAAAACAAATTACAAACATTAGAACTTTACAAAGGAGAAAAGCATTAGTCTCAGagattaagaaatttgCTAAACAAAACCGCAAATCTATAAAAGAGACATTGGAAGTCGCTGAATATATTAGATTGAAAAACAACAGAAGCGTTCCTTGGTTGTATAACAATATCTCTCATTTACtagatgaattgaaaaatgattatCTATAA
- the ERC1 gene encoding Erc1p (similar to Saccharomyces cerevisiae YHR032W; ancestral locus Anc_5.276), translating into MPKQFVHTTSERRSSVIYSTSIGKGGLFVPSDYIPTESMIGSEDTTDDSNQEDQHFIRQDEEEITEYQSLLPENAPSASESQLQTDYGTTENEHPKRISLERRNSLPLLEEERELLIDNKLLNRKDDTEVLHPDNASLESIIESSNDIMNTWNNAIQSGKEIKTSYKRECKVIALNALPLIFTFILQNSLSLASIFSVSHLGTKELGGVTLGSMTANITGLAAIQGLCTCLDTLCSQAYGANNYHLVGVLVQRCAVITILAFLPIMYIWFSWSEIILSWMIPERELCKLAANYLKVTAFGVPGFILFECGKRFLQCQGIFHASTIILFVCAPLNALMNYILVWDKRIGIGYLGAPLSVAINYWLMTLGLIIYTTTTTNEANPLKCWNGLIKRRQVFKNWKKMFNLALPGIIMVEAEFLGFEILTIFSSHLGTAPLAAQSIVSTVASLAYQVPFSISVSTSTRVANFIGASLYKSCITTCKMALLLSFVCSSMNMFIIFEFKDKIAKLFSNESDVVILVVSTLPILACMQVFDAFNASTAGCLRGQGRQKIGGYINLFAFYCVGIPMAYLLAFKFNMGISGLWYGITCALIMMSICQGYAVFHCDWKSIIHAARTRNAENTRV; encoded by the coding sequence ATGCCTAAACAATTTGTACACACCACTTCAGAAAGAAGGTCCTCGGTGATATATTCCACTAGTATTGGTAAGGGAGGACTCTTCGTTCCTTCCGATTATATCCCTACAGAGTCAATGATAGGAAGTGAGGATACCACTGATGATAGTAACCAAGAAGACCAACATTTCATCAGacaagatgaagaagaaataacaGAGTATCAATCGTTGTTACCAGAAAACGCGCCCTCCGCTTCAGAATCTCAATTACAAACAGATTACGGTACCACTGAAAATGAGCATCCAAAGCGAATTTCGTTAGAACGTCGAAACTCATTACCCCTACTAGAAGAAGAGAGAGAATTATTgatagataataaattgttaAATAGAAAAGATGATACCGAAGTCTTACATCCTGATAACGCTTCCCTCGAAAGTATAATAGaatcatcaaatgataTCATGAACACATGGAACAATGCAATTCAATCAGGTAAGGAAATAAAAACATCATACAAAAGAGAATGTAAAGTTATAGCCCTTAATGCTCTCCCATTAATCTTTACATTTATCTTacaaaattcattatcgtTAGCATCAATCTTCTCTGTGTCCCATTTAGGTACCAAAGAATTAGGTGGTGTAACATTAGGTTCTATGACAGCAAATATCACTGGTTTAGCGGCCATACAAGGCCTCTGTACGTGCTTAGACACATTATGTTCACAAGCATATGGTGCTAACAATTATCATTTAGTCGGTGTATTAGTTCAAAGATGTGCAGTTATTACCATTCTTGCATTCTTACCAATCATGTATATTTGGTTTAGTTGGTcagaaataatattatcatgGATGATACCGGAGAGAGAATTATGTAAATTGGCTGCAAATTATCTTAAAGTTACTGCATTTGGTGTACCAGGGTTTATCCTTTTCGAATGTGGGAAACGTTTCTTACAATGTCAAGGGATATTTCATGCATCCACAATTATTTTGTTCGTTTGTGCTCCTCTAAATGcattgatgaattatatCCTTGTTTGGGATAAGAGAATTGGGATCGGTTATTTAGGAGCTCCCCTATCAGTGGCAATAAATTACTGGTTAATGACATTAGGATTAATCATAtatacaacaacaacaacgaaTGAAGCCAATCCTTTAAAATGTTGGAATGGATTAATTAAGAGACGTCAAGTatttaaaaattggaaaaaaatgttCAATTTAGCTTTACCTGGTATAATTATGGTAGAAGCTGAATTCCTAGGATTCGAAATTTTAACAATTTTCTCATCTCATCTTGGTACCGCTCCCCTTGCTGCCCAATCCATCGTTTCCACCGTTGCATCATTGGCATATCAAGTCCCATTCTCGATTTCTGTTTCAACAAGTACAAGAGTAGCAAATTTCATTGGAGCTTCATTGTATAAGAGTTGTATTACCACTTGCAAAATGGctttattgttatcattcGTCTGTTCTTCAATGAATATGTTTATCATATTcgaatttaaagataaaatcGCTAAATTATTCTCTAATGAATCCGATGTGGTGATTTTAGTCGTTTCAACACTACCAATCCTTGCTTGTATGCAAGTATTTGATGCATTTAATGCATCAACAGCTGGTTGTTTGCGTGGTCAAGGAAGACAGAAAATTGGTGGatatattaatttgtttGCATTCTATTGTGTTGGGATACCGATGGCATATTTGTTAgcttttaaatttaatatggGTATTTCTGGGCTATGGTACGGTATCACATGCGCgttaataatgatgagTATATGTCAAGGTTATGCCGTCTTCCATTGTGATTGGAAAAGCATTATTCATGCTGCCAGAACAAGAAATGCAGAAAATACTAGGGTTTGA